In Halobaculum magnesiiphilum, the following proteins share a genomic window:
- a CDS encoding DUF2334 domain-containing protein, with translation MVRVGSITECVGCGYRVDTPLASDGRGGEHGPGGDEPGGGVDRAVTRPSLRSLVSDGGRGSATVWRRTAAVALALVVVAATVTTALAVGIGGDLRIGAGGAAGPAAGASLDGPATAPDGTPGATAPGVTSTVPDGPATATPDPEWREYRTIVVFRNDDPQPGYRPEAMRALDRVFVEEDVPVTNAVIPAVGSAEVDPDGRFCRYLRERASEHPDLFEFATHGYTHERASHFHGGSEFGDRPAAEQRRRIDRGTAALTACVGERPRTFVAPMNTYDRTTTRALADANYTVVSGSTWFTRAYYDREGAFRAGGLTHVPSTEAFIAEWSATGAANESGRETEARLRASFDATHRSDNASVYVQMLHYQHFTTSERRATLRGFIDHVQSTPGVRFMTLGDLGAGLESGAVVRTDDGWRVNDAAVPNAPERGDGSSDRGWVPEGGTDSGVGPSEELVGPAAATAVRVPRAVARGGDS, from the coding sequence GTGGTCCGCGTCGGGTCGATAACCGAGTGCGTCGGCTGCGGCTACCGGGTCGACACGCCGCTGGCGAGCGACGGTCGAGGTGGGGAGCACGGCCCTGGCGGCGACGAGCCCGGCGGCGGCGTCGACCGCGCCGTTACGCGGCCCTCGCTTCGGTCGCTCGTGTCCGATGGCGGCCGCGGAAGCGCGACCGTCTGGCGGCGGACGGCCGCGGTCGCCCTCGCGCTCGTCGTCGTGGCGGCGACGGTGACGACCGCCCTCGCCGTGGGTATCGGCGGCGACCTTCGGATCGGAGCCGGCGGGGCCGCCGGTCCCGCGGCCGGCGCGTCACTCGACGGACCCGCGACGGCGCCCGACGGAACCCCGGGGGCGACGGCGCCCGGCGTGACCTCGACCGTGCCCGACGGACCCGCGACGGCGACGCCCGACCCGGAGTGGCGCGAGTACCGGACGATCGTGGTGTTCCGAAACGACGACCCCCAACCCGGGTACCGACCGGAGGCGATGCGCGCGCTCGATCGCGTGTTCGTCGAGGAGGACGTTCCCGTCACGAACGCCGTGATCCCGGCGGTGGGGTCCGCGGAGGTCGACCCGGACGGCCGGTTCTGTCGGTACCTCCGCGAGCGCGCGAGCGAGCATCCGGACCTGTTCGAGTTCGCGACCCACGGCTACACCCACGAGCGGGCGAGCCACTTCCACGGCGGCAGCGAGTTCGGGGACCGGCCGGCCGCGGAGCAGCGTCGGCGGATAGACCGCGGAACGGCCGCGCTGACGGCCTGCGTCGGCGAGCGCCCGCGGACGTTCGTGGCGCCGATGAACACCTACGACCGAACGACGACGCGGGCGCTGGCGGACGCGAACTACACGGTCGTCTCCGGGAGCACGTGGTTCACGCGTGCGTACTACGACCGCGAGGGGGCGTTCCGGGCCGGCGGGCTCACTCACGTCCCGAGTACCGAGGCGTTCATCGCCGAGTGGTCGGCGACCGGCGCGGCGAACGAATCCGGCCGCGAGACGGAGGCGCGGCTCCGGGCCTCCTTCGACGCGACACACCGGTCCGACAACGCGTCGGTGTACGTCCAGATGCTCCACTATCAGCACTTCACGACGAGCGAGCGGCGAGCGACGCTCCGTGGGTTCATCGACCACGTTCAGTCGACCCCTGGCGTTCGGTTCATGACGCTCGGCGACCTCGGGGCCGGCCTCGAATCGGGGGCGGTCGTCCGGACGGACGACGGCTGGCGCGTGAACGACGCCGCCGTCCCCAACGCACCCGAGCGCGGTGACGGGTCGAGCGATCGCGGGTGGGTACCCGAAGGGGGAACCGACTCCGGGGTCGGACCCTCCGAGGAGCTCGTCGGACCGGCCGCGGCGACCGCGGTTCGGGTGCCGCGCGCCGTCGCTCGCGGAGGCGACTCGTGA
- a CDS encoding glycosyltransferase family 2 protein: MTRAGRRWLRRVRSVDGLTVVLYLLGGVPFVGVCLLASRRTIALAAVGLSICGAYLVWSLYVVFRRPELGRRFGVGGLAFMLCVCLTVAAVRLAIRPIDAVYFCAFVLVAFYYWVVGAAAIGNAAGDLPPVEDGELPTVSVLVPAYNEAGYIARTVRSVLAADFDPARLEVVVVDDGSTDATRSQAASIDDDRVRVVTRANGGKHAALNYGLLFASNDVIVTVDADTTLESDALRRIVAPLVDDPDAAAVAGTIRVSNRDGLLGGAQALEYLVGIQLKRRLFDAIGAVTIVPGCFGAFRRSALESVGGYDPDTMTEDFDVTMQLLRAGHRIRGSNGIAWTEAPGTWRDLSKQRLRWYRGNLLTLVKHRGVLGEPESGLVHRLVFPLWVVEITVLPAAGLVVFAGIVWALVAGAWRPLATIVGFLGLVVATVALAVRIGDGDERLIPLSPLLAVGYKTVLDVLLVRSLFDVLAGRYVGWTSPDRIDQQSVPEDPTPLGEQPREAD; encoded by the coding sequence GTGACCCGAGCGGGCCGCCGATGGCTCCGCCGCGTTCGGAGCGTCGACGGGTTGACCGTCGTTCTGTACCTGCTCGGTGGGGTGCCCTTCGTCGGCGTCTGTCTGCTCGCGTCGCGGCGAACGATCGCGCTCGCCGCGGTCGGCCTCAGCATCTGCGGCGCGTACCTCGTGTGGTCGCTGTACGTCGTGTTCCGCCGCCCGGAACTCGGTCGGCGGTTCGGGGTCGGCGGGCTCGCGTTCATGTTGTGCGTCTGTCTCACGGTCGCGGCCGTCCGTCTCGCCATCCGACCGATCGACGCGGTGTACTTCTGTGCGTTCGTGCTCGTCGCGTTCTACTACTGGGTCGTCGGCGCGGCGGCGATCGGGAACGCCGCGGGGGATCTGCCCCCGGTCGAGGACGGGGAGCTTCCGACGGTGAGCGTCCTCGTGCCGGCGTACAACGAGGCGGGATACATCGCGCGGACGGTCCGGTCGGTGTTGGCCGCCGACTTCGATCCGGCCCGTCTCGAAGTCGTCGTGGTCGACGACGGCAGCACGGACGCGACGCGGTCGCAGGCGGCGTCGATCGACGACGACCGCGTCCGCGTCGTCACCCGCGCCAACGGCGGCAAACACGCCGCGTTGAACTACGGACTGTTGTTCGCGTCCAACGACGTGATCGTCACCGTCGACGCCGACACCACCCTGGAGTCGGACGCCCTCCGCAGGATCGTCGCCCCGCTCGTGGACGACCCGGACGCCGCCGCAGTCGCCGGGACGATCCGCGTGTCGAACCGCGATGGGCTGCTCGGGGGCGCGCAGGCGCTGGAGTACCTCGTCGGGATCCAGCTCAAACGGCGGCTGTTCGACGCCATCGGCGCCGTTACCATCGTCCCGGGCTGTTTCGGCGCGTTCAGGCGGAGCGCCCTGGAGTCCGTCGGCGGGTACGACCCCGACACGATGACGGAGGACTTCGACGTGACGATGCAACTGCTGCGGGCGGGACACCGGATCCGGGGGAGCAACGGGATCGCCTGGACGGAGGCGCCGGGCACCTGGCGCGATCTGTCGAAACAGCGACTCCGATGGTACCGGGGGAACCTCCTCACGCTGGTGAAACACCGGGGCGTACTCGGCGAGCCGGAGTCCGGGCTCGTCCACCGGCTCGTGTTCCCGCTGTGGGTCGTGGAGATCACGGTGCTCCCGGCGGCTGGGCTCGTCGTCTTCGCGGGGATCGTGTGGGCGCTCGTCGCGGGGGCGTGGCGGCCACTCGCCACGATCGTCGGCTTCCTCGGGCTGGTCGTGGCAACCGTCGCGCTCGCGGTCCGCATCGGCGACGGCGACGAACGGCTGATCCCGCTGTCGCCGTTGCTTGCGGTCGGGTACAAGACCGTGCTGGACGTGCTGTTGGTCCGGTCGCTGTTCGACGTGCTCGCCGGGCGCTACGTGGGGTGGACGAGCCCGGATCGGATCGACCAACAGTCGGTGCCGGAGGACCCGACCCCCCTCGGAGAACAACCCCGGGAGGCCGACTGA
- a CDS encoding long-chain-fatty-acid--CoA ligase, with amino-acid sequence MTNLVTHVASTVEEYPDETAVSFRGTDISYREFWGQTAAFASGLAEAGVEEDGRVGIYLPNLPQFVVGFHGTLRAGGVVVPMNPQYKAREIEHMLTDSGAEVVVTIPDLAGFVEEVRDDTDVHTVVTVGDSVEGTASFEEFCGAPEFDTVARGDDEIACQPYTSGTTGTPKGVLLTHHNLASNAQVSADLLPGGVQPDDKQIGVLPLFHIYGMTVVMNASLFEGAAYYPLPSWDAQEALDLVEEEELTVFQGVPAMYNDIINQPNAEERHLSSLRLCGVGGSGIPVEVLRRFEELYDVNIYEGYGLTETSPVTHFNRPEAGRRVGSIGKTLPGVESMIVDHDFEEVAPVEEGPVDEDEVDLDDITGEVVIHGPNVMQGYHNRPEANEEVFTERDGKRWFHTGDIGYHDADGFFYIVDREKHMINTAGYNVYPREVEELLFEHEAVADAAVVGIPDDRRGETVKAFVVTVPDSDVTPEEIKQFCLDNLAEYKHPREVEFVEELPRTTTGKVQKFELRGE; translated from the coding sequence ATGACAAACCTCGTCACGCACGTCGCGTCGACCGTCGAGGAGTACCCGGACGAGACGGCCGTCTCCTTCCGCGGGACCGACATCAGCTATCGCGAGTTCTGGGGACAGACGGCCGCGTTCGCGTCCGGTCTCGCCGAGGCGGGCGTCGAGGAGGACGGCCGCGTCGGCATCTACCTCCCGAACCTCCCGCAGTTCGTCGTCGGCTTCCACGGGACGCTGCGTGCGGGTGGCGTCGTCGTCCCGATGAACCCCCAGTACAAGGCCCGCGAGATCGAGCACATGCTCACGGACTCCGGCGCGGAGGTGGTCGTGACGATCCCGGACTTGGCGGGGTTCGTCGAGGAGGTACGCGACGACACCGACGTACACACGGTCGTCACCGTCGGCGATTCGGTCGAGGGAACCGCCTCCTTCGAGGAGTTCTGCGGCGCGCCCGAGTTCGACACCGTCGCCCGCGGCGACGACGAGATCGCCTGCCAGCCGTACACCTCGGGGACGACCGGAACGCCGAAGGGCGTCCTCCTCACCCACCACAACCTCGCGTCGAACGCACAGGTGTCGGCCGACCTCCTCCCGGGCGGGGTCCAACCCGACGACAAACAGATCGGGGTGCTCCCGCTGTTCCACATCTACGGCATGACGGTCGTGATGAACGCCTCGCTGTTCGAGGGGGCGGCGTACTACCCCCTGCCCTCGTGGGACGCACAGGAGGCGCTCGACCTCGTCGAGGAGGAGGAACTCACGGTGTTCCAGGGCGTCCCGGCGATGTACAACGACATCATCAACCAGCCGAACGCCGAGGAGCGACACCTCTCGTCGCTCCGACTGTGCGGCGTCGGCGGGTCGGGCATCCCCGTCGAGGTGCTCCGGCGCTTCGAGGAGCTGTACGACGTGAACATCTACGAGGGGTACGGCCTCACCGAGACCAGCCCCGTCACCCACTTCAACCGCCCCGAGGCCGGCCGGCGCGTCGGCTCCATCGGGAAGACGCTCCCCGGCGTCGAGTCGATGATCGTCGACCACGACTTCGAGGAGGTCGCGCCCGTCGAGGAGGGCCCGGTGGACGAGGACGAGGTCGACCTGGACGACATCACCGGCGAGGTCGTGATCCACGGGCCGAACGTGATGCAGGGGTATCACAACCGCCCGGAGGCGAACGAGGAGGTGTTCACCGAGCGCGACGGGAAGCGGTGGTTCCACACCGGCGATATCGGCTATCACGACGCCGACGGCTTCTTCTACATCGTCGACCGCGAGAAGCACATGATCAACACCGCCGGGTACAACGTGTATCCGCGCGAGGTCGAGGAACTCCTCTTCGAGCACGAGGCGGTCGCCGACGCCGCGGTCGTCGGCATCCCGGACGACCGCCGGGGCGAGACGGTGAAGGCGTTCGTCGTCACGGTCCCGGACTCGGACGTGACGCCCGAGGAGATCAAGCAGTTCTGTCTCGACAACCTCGCGGAGTACAAACACCCCCGCGAGGTCGAGTTCGTGGAGGAACTCCCGCGGACGACGACCGGGAAGGTCCAGAAGTTCGAGCTTCGCGGGGAGTAA
- a CDS encoding halocyanin domain-containing protein, with product MSDPTTAGRDRARPAATRRRLITAVAAAATAGLAGCTAGGDGGDGGSGNGGSERFDGYLSNAEGFDGSVADRTGEDEVTVAVGAGDRGYAFDPAAVRVSPGTTVVWEWTGAGSRHNVVDEDGAFESEYYATEGKTFSREFTEPGVTKYYCSPHRNLGMKGVIEVVED from the coding sequence ATGAGCGATCCGACGACGGCCGGACGCGACCGCGCTCGTCCGGCGGCGACGCGCAGGCGGCTCATCACGGCGGTCGCGGCCGCAGCGACAGCTGGGCTCGCGGGCTGTACCGCCGGCGGCGACGGGGGCGACGGCGGATCCGGAAACGGCGGCTCCGAGCGGTTCGACGGCTACCTCTCCAACGCGGAGGGGTTCGACGGCTCGGTCGCCGACCGGACGGGCGAGGACGAGGTGACCGTCGCGGTCGGCGCCGGCGACCGCGGCTACGCGTTCGACCCCGCCGCCGTCCGCGTTTCCCCCGGCACGACGGTGGTCTGGGAGTGGACGGGGGCGGGGAGCCGACACAACGTCGTCGACGAGGACGGCGCCTTCGAGAGCGAGTACTACGCCACCGAGGGGAAGACGTTCTCCCGGGAGTTCACCGAACCGGGCGTCACGAAGTACTACTGCAGCCCCCATCGGAACCTCGGGATGAAGGGCGTGATCGAGGTCGTCGAGGACTGA
- a CDS encoding mandelate racemase/muconate lactonizing enzyme family protein produces MTVVALRAFALDLATPLSTAAGDIETREGLLVHVDLAGTTGVGEATPLPGRTESLPECRAALERARDEGTPPGPETPAARHAVTLAYRDAFARRSGRSVAATLARDGDGAGDATGPAASSVPVNATVGDGNAADTVAAAEAAVESGYCTVKLKVGVRPVAEDVERVRAVDDARNASRADGDAVTLRVDANGAWDRPTARRALAALDGLVEYVEQPLPAGDLAGHAALRGVGAPVALDESLARYGVREVIAAGAADAVVLKPMALGGPSRALAAGRAAAHAGLDAVVTTTIDAAVARTAAVHVAAALPGGGQRAHGLATADLLAEDLVAVDPVPVENGRIAVPTGPGLAGDALDDVAE; encoded by the coding sequence GTGACCGTCGTCGCGCTCCGGGCGTTCGCGCTCGACCTCGCGACGCCGCTGTCGACGGCCGCCGGCGACATCGAGACGCGGGAGGGATTGCTCGTCCACGTCGACCTCGCCGGGACGACCGGCGTCGGCGAGGCGACGCCGCTGCCGGGGCGGACCGAGTCCCTTCCCGAGTGTCGGGCGGCGCTCGAACGCGCCCGCGACGAGGGGACGCCTCCGGGACCGGAGACGCCCGCCGCCCGCCACGCCGTCACGCTGGCGTATCGCGACGCGTTCGCCCGCCGGTCGGGACGGTCGGTCGCCGCGACGCTCGCCCGCGACGGCGACGGAGCCGGCGACGCGACCGGTCCGGCCGCGTCGTCGGTGCCCGTGAACGCGACCGTCGGCGACGGGAACGCGGCCGACACCGTCGCCGCCGCGGAGGCGGCGGTCGAATCCGGATACTGTACGGTGAAACTGAAGGTCGGCGTGAGGCCAGTGGCGGAAGACGTCGAGCGGGTCCGCGCGGTCGACGACGCCCGCAACGCATCGAGGGCAGACGGCGACGCCGTCACGCTCCGCGTCGACGCCAACGGCGCTTGGGACCGGCCGACGGCACGACGCGCGCTCGCGGCGCTCGACGGCCTCGTCGAGTACGTCGAACAGCCGTTGCCCGCGGGCGACCTCGCGGGCCACGCCGCGCTCCGCGGCGTCGGCGCGCCCGTCGCCCTCGACGAGTCGCTGGCGCGGTACGGCGTTCGCGAGGTGATCGCCGCGGGCGCCGCCGACGCGGTCGTGCTGAAGCCGATGGCCCTGGGTGGCCCCTCGCGGGCGCTCGCTGCCGGTCGCGCTGCCGCCCACGCCGGCCTCGACGCCGTCGTCACGACCACCATCGACGCGGCCGTCGCGCGGACCGCGGCGGTCCACGTCGCGGCCGCGCTCCCCGGGGGCGGCCAGCGCGCACACGGGCTCGCGACGGCCGATCTGCTTGCGGAGGACCTCGTTGCTGTGGATCCGGTTCCCGTCGAGAACGGTCGGATCGCGGTGCCGACCGGGCCGGGGCTCGCTGGCGACGCGCTCGACGACGTAGCGGAGTGA
- a CDS encoding 1,4-dihydroxy-2-naphthoate polyprenyltransferase: protein MSTETSQADISRRRAWVIAARPQTLPAALAPVLVGTGLAVRDGVFAPLPALVAFVGAALIQIGTNFANDYYDAEKGADTADREGFTRVTAGGLIDPAEVKRAMWLAFLAAILVGAYLVAVAGLPIMVVGLVSVAMGVAYTGGPYPLAYHGLGDVFVFVFFGLVAVTGTYYVQAAAALGIDFLTLVPRAELVPVAAVVAALPIAAISTNILVVNNLRDREEDAETGKNTLTVRFGYGFSRAQFVLLLGMAYTIPPVFWRSTGDLTVLLPLATLPLAVPLTRTVLTETAGDALNPALERTGKLLAAFAALFAVGLAL from the coding sequence ATGAGTACGGAGACGAGCCAGGCGGACATCTCCAGGCGGCGGGCGTGGGTGATCGCCGCGCGCCCGCAGACGCTGCCGGCGGCGCTGGCGCCCGTCCTCGTCGGCACGGGTCTCGCCGTCCGCGACGGCGTGTTCGCGCCCCTGCCGGCGCTGGTCGCGTTCGTGGGCGCGGCGCTGATCCAGATCGGGACGAACTTCGCGAACGACTACTACGACGCCGAGAAGGGCGCGGACACGGCCGATCGCGAGGGATTCACTCGGGTGACGGCGGGGGGACTCATCGACCCCGCCGAGGTGAAGCGCGCGATGTGGCTCGCCTTCCTCGCGGCCATTCTCGTGGGCGCGTACCTCGTCGCGGTCGCCGGCCTGCCGATCATGGTCGTCGGGCTCGTCTCGGTCGCGATGGGCGTCGCCTACACCGGCGGGCCGTACCCCCTGGCGTACCACGGCCTCGGCGACGTGTTCGTGTTCGTCTTCTTCGGTCTCGTCGCTGTCACTGGCACCTACTACGTGCAGGCGGCCGCCGCGCTGGGGATCGACTTCCTCACGCTCGTCCCGCGCGCCGAGTTGGTCCCGGTCGCCGCGGTCGTCGCGGCGCTCCCGATCGCCGCCATCTCGACGAACATCCTCGTCGTCAACAACCTCAGGGACCGCGAGGAGGACGCCGAGACGGGCAAGAACACCCTCACGGTCCGGTTCGGCTACGGCTTCTCGCGGGCGCAGTTCGTCCTCCTGCTCGGGATGGCCTACACGATCCCGCCGGTGTTCTGGCGCTCGACGGGCGATCTCACGGTGTTGCTGCCGCTGGCGACGCTCCCGCTCGCCGTCCCCCTCACACGGACCGTCCTCACGGAGACCGCGGGCGACGCGCTCAACCCAGCGCTGGAGCGCACCGGGAAACTGCTCGCCGCGTTCGCGGCGCTGTTCGCCGTCGGGCTGGCGCTGTGA
- a CDS encoding carboxymuconolactone decarboxylase family protein produces MARVPSVDPEELPEQYRDLVVSKLQGKPVNVYAALGNNPEVLAGTRAFLSSLWESSGLPDRERELVILLASAENGCRYEWHQHVRIGGDAGVTREEMAAIADGDFEAFDDEEALLLRYAHAALGREVDDALHEEFVAARDESTAVGVASLANGYSSLAGVIDALGVELEEGEVFAGWDPRE; encoded by the coding sequence ATGGCACGCGTTCCGTCCGTCGATCCTGAGGAGTTGCCCGAACAGTACCGCGATCTCGTCGTCTCGAAGCTGCAGGGCAAGCCCGTGAACGTCTACGCCGCTCTCGGCAACAACCCCGAGGTGCTTGCGGGCACCCGCGCGTTCCTCTCGTCGCTGTGGGAGTCCAGCGGCCTCCCGGACCGCGAGCGCGAGCTGGTGATCCTGCTGGCGTCCGCCGAGAACGGCTGTCGCTACGAGTGGCACCAGCACGTCCGCATCGGCGGCGACGCGGGCGTCACCCGCGAGGAGATGGCCGCCATCGCCGACGGCGACTTCGAGGCCTTCGACGACGAGGAGGCGCTCCTCCTTCGGTACGCCCACGCCGCCCTCGGCCGGGAGGTCGACGACGCGCTCCACGAGGAGTTCGTCGCCGCCCGCGACGAGTCGACCGCCGTCGGCGTCGCGTCGCTGGCGAACGGCTACTCGTCGCTGGCGGGCGTTATCGACGCACTCGGCGTCGAGTTGGAGGAGGGAGAGGTGTTCGCGGGGTGGGACCCGCGGGAGTAG
- a CDS encoding 1,4-dihydroxy-2-naphthoyl-CoA synthase, producing the protein MSDSDDADHATDGGGDAGSDAVSEIFDPERWEPVDGSEAFDDITYHRAVDSPTVRIAFDRPEKRNAFRPGTVDELYAALDDARKRADIGCVLLTGNGPSPKDGGWAFCAGGDQSVRGESGYEYRDDDEADESDDELVREAKAGRLHILEVQRLIRFMPKPVVAVVPGWAVGGGHSLHVICDLTLASDEHAKFLQTDPDVASFDGGFGSAYLAKQVGQKKAREVFFRGKTYSAEEAVDMGMANEATPHEDLEDVALEWADEMTSKSPTAMRMLKYAFNMTDDGMVGQQVFAGEATRLAYMTPEAQEGRDAFLEGRSPDFSDHPWHY; encoded by the coding sequence ATGAGCGACAGCGACGACGCGGACCACGCGACGGACGGCGGCGGCGACGCCGGCAGCGACGCCGTCTCGGAGATCTTCGACCCCGAGCGGTGGGAGCCGGTCGACGGCAGCGAGGCGTTCGACGACATCACCTACCACCGCGCGGTCGACTCCCCCACGGTCCGCATCGCGTTCGACCGCCCGGAGAAGCGCAACGCGTTCCGCCCCGGCACCGTCGACGAGCTGTACGCCGCGCTCGACGACGCCCGCAAGCGGGCGGACATCGGCTGCGTCCTGCTGACGGGGAACGGGCCCTCCCCGAAGGACGGCGGCTGGGCGTTCTGCGCGGGCGGCGACCAGTCGGTCCGTGGCGAGTCGGGCTACGAGTACCGCGACGACGACGAGGCCGACGAGTCCGACGACGAGCTGGTTCGGGAGGCGAAGGCCGGCCGCCTGCACATCCTCGAAGTCCAGCGTCTCATTCGCTTTATGCCCAAGCCGGTCGTCGCCGTGGTTCCGGGCTGGGCTGTCGGCGGCGGCCACTCACTGCACGTGATCTGCGACCTCACGCTCGCCAGCGACGAGCACGCGAAGTTCCTCCAGACCGACCCGGACGTGGCGAGCTTCGACGGCGGCTTCGGCTCCGCCTACCTCGCCAAGCAGGTCGGCCAGAAGAAGGCCCGCGAGGTGTTCTTCCGCGGGAAGACCTACTCGGCCGAGGAGGCCGTCGACATGGGGATGGCGAACGAGGCGACCCCCCACGAAGACCTGGAGGACGTGGCCCTGGAGTGGGCCGACGAGATGACGAGCAAGTCGCCGACGGCGATGCGGATGCTGAAGTACGCGTTCAACATGACCGACGACGGGATGGTCGGCCAGCAGGTGTTCGCCGGGGAGGCGACCCGGCTGGCGTACATGACGCCGGAGGCGCAGGAGGGACGTGACGCGTTCCTGGAGGGGCGGAGCCCCGATTTCTCGGACCACCCCTGGCACTACTAA
- a CDS encoding PQQ-binding-like beta-propeller repeat protein, protein MPSRRDALGLCGGALLGLAGCIGPEGGRTGTAGTGDRTDGSDDSDADPTTGDTNTDSPDPGTGIEVEGGSLAWERAFGDDLVSEPAFVDGTVAVAVGTDVVGIDAATGETAWTFETAVTLDGDYEYGRPTADLRVRDGTLYVLVGISVGTGAHDHVMHALTADGDERWRFGTGVSGFHSFVGFGDGAVVVATNDDAISAERDHAVFAIETATGDERWRDESGDAMGGAVGDGVALVEADRAVDCFDLETGERRFRYEAPEDARATATAVGNGRAFVVLDRYDPGADQATMVVVSTADGSAQWDLAGEVVTSVRYRDDCYVGGERVARLGPDGTERWSYDGGGPVYHAPFDADALYTASESQVVSLARDSGTERWDAEATDLAIPRVRAGDALVSMDGDARAVFAHDAGDGEELWRATVPGGYPPTPTAGPDGAYVATTAGGVGKIGF, encoded by the coding sequence ATGCCCTCCAGACGCGACGCGCTCGGTCTCTGCGGCGGCGCGCTCCTCGGGCTCGCCGGCTGTATCGGCCCCGAGGGCGGACGCACGGGGACCGCAGGGACAGGCGACCGAACGGACGGATCGGACGACTCAGACGCGGATCCGACGACCGGAGATACGAACACCGACTCCCCCGACCCCGGAACCGGCATCGAGGTCGAGGGCGGGTCGCTCGCGTGGGAGCGGGCCTTCGGCGACGACCTCGTCTCCGAGCCGGCGTTCGTCGACGGCACCGTCGCGGTCGCCGTCGGCACCGACGTGGTCGGGATCGACGCGGCCACCGGCGAGACCGCGTGGACGTTCGAGACGGCCGTCACGCTCGACGGCGACTACGAGTACGGCCGACCGACAGCCGACCTCCGCGTGCGCGACGGCACGCTGTACGTGCTCGTCGGGATCAGCGTCGGCACCGGCGCCCACGACCACGTGATGCACGCGCTGACGGCCGACGGCGACGAACGGTGGCGCTTCGGCACCGGCGTCTCCGGCTTTCACTCGTTCGTCGGCTTCGGCGACGGCGCCGTCGTCGTGGCGACGAACGACGACGCGATCAGCGCCGAACGGGACCACGCCGTCTTCGCGATCGAGACGGCCACCGGCGACGAGCGGTGGAGGGACGAGAGCGGCGACGCGATGGGCGGCGCCGTCGGCGACGGCGTCGCGCTCGTGGAGGCGGACCGCGCCGTCGACTGTTTCGACCTCGAAACGGGCGAACGGCGCTTCCGCTACGAGGCGCCCGAGGACGCGCGTGCGACCGCGACGGCCGTCGGCAACGGGCGCGCCTTCGTCGTCCTCGACCGCTACGATCCCGGGGCGGATCAGGCGACGATGGTGGTGGTGTCGACGGCCGACGGGAGCGCGCAGTGGGATCTCGCCGGGGAGGTCGTGACCTCGGTGCGCTACCGCGACGACTGTTACGTCGGCGGTGAGCGCGTCGCCCGGCTCGGCCCCGACGGAACCGAGCGTTGGTCGTACGACGGCGGCGGCCCCGTCTATCACGCGCCGTTCGACGCGGACGCCCTCTACACCGCCTCCGAGTCGCAGGTCGTTTCGCTCGCGCGGGACTCGGGAACCGAACGGTGGGACGCCGAGGCGACCGACCTCGCGATCCCCCGCGTCCGCGCCGGCGACGCGCTCGTCTCCATGGACGGCGACGCTCGGGCAGTGTTCGCCCACGACGCCGGCGACGGGGAAGAGCTGTGGCGCGCGACGGTTCCCGGCGGCTACCCGCCGACCCCGACGGCCGGCCCCGACGGCGCGTACGTCGCGACCACCGCGGGCGGCGTCGGAAAGATCGGCTTCTGA